Genomic DNA from Schistocerca serialis cubense isolate TAMUIC-IGC-003099 chromosome 5, iqSchSeri2.2, whole genome shotgun sequence:
gttcgattcccggcggggtcagggatttctctgcctcgtgatggctgggtgttgtgtgatgtccttaggttagttaggtttaagtagttctaagttctaggggactgatgaccatagatgttaagtcccgtagtgctcagagccgtttgcttCTGCggttacacgagctttcggccaaacaCTCGCCTAGTTTTAATCACTTGGCGCAGCTGAAAAAGAgttttttattcaatgttatcaccACGAGACTCTGCATTCTTACATTATTCTGTGCTTCCAGTCCGGTGCTATGTTGAATGTGTGCTGTAAGTCTCTGAATTAGGCTGGTGACTATAACAGTGTTGTCAAATGTCGTCAGGAGCGGCGAATGCGTCgacaccgcagcagcagcagcagtcgtcgTCTTCGGCGTCGTGGGGCAGCGgctggggcggcgggggcggcggcggcggggcggcggcggcggagcgggcgccgctgctgctggtgctggtgcACTCTGCGCCGGACAACGCGGAGAAGCGCGCGACGATCCGGGCGACGtggggcggcgcggcggcgcgcgcgGGCGCCGACTTCCGCGTGCTCTTCCTGCTGGGCGACGTGGGCGGCGGCGAGCGGCAGGCGCGCCTCGACGCCGAGAACCGCCGCCACGGCGACCTGGTGCAGGGCAACTTCCGCGACTCGTACCGCAACATGACGTACAAGCACGTGATGGCGCTCAAGTGGGCCGCCTACCACTGCCCTGGCGCGCGCTATCTGCTCAAGGCGGACGACGACGTGTTCGTGAACGCGCCGGCGCTGCTGTCCTTCCTGGCGCGCGCCCTCTCGCCGTGGGGGGCGCGCCGGCTCATCCTGTGCGCGCCCTTCCCCTACGCCTACGTGAAGCGCTCGTGGCGCAGCAAGTGGCGCGTGTCGCCGCTCGAGTACCCGGGCCGCGTGTACCCCGCGTACTGCGCCGGCTGGGCCGTGCTCTACTCGCCCGACGTCGTCTTCCTGCTGTACGAGCAGGCGCAGGCCGGCCCCTACTTCTGGATCGACGACGTGCACGTGACGGGCACGCTGGCGGCGCGCGCCAACCTCACGCACACGCCGCTCGGCTCGCTCGTGCTGTCCGAGGCGCAGGTGGCCGCCGTGCTGGCCGGCGAGCCGCCGCCGCAGTTCCTCTTCGGCGCGCCCAACATGTCGCTGGACGCCATCCGCCGCCTCTGGCGCGTCGTGTCGcgcgcccacgccggcgccgcccccgccaccgACGCCGCCGACGGCGGAGACCACTCCTGACGaccgtgccgccgccgccgccgccccgctgCCCGACAAGTGCCTTCGCAGTCGACTGTCGCCTTCGCCTCTCTCTCGGGGGTGCTCCTACTAGAACGTTCGCCTCGCCTCTCCGTACTGACTTTTCTGGCCACCGGCCGGAAATAGCGGGCGACCGAATCGTAGTACAGTAATTGCCGAGTTCACTCACGGAATATCCTTTTCTCAGTCGTCGTTTGAGTGTTTCCGACTGCGAATCCGGCCGTAACTAGCCTGACGTAAAACTGAATGTATCCGATCTCTGGTTTGGTAGCCACAGCCGACAGTATTTTAGCCAAGTATCTTGTGAAAATTGTGATACACCGAGCTTTCACTAAATGCGACTTGAAACCGACAGTTTCTTTCCAGGTATTGCTTTCTGTACTTCGATAAATCGACAGTTTCATTTCGTAAAATGTTAAAAAACGAACACTTTTTGTATTTCTCAGAACAATAATGACTATACTACTCATTAATTTGCTTCCGAACTTAGTTACATAAAAAAATCACTAAACATTCTCTTTAAATTATTGCTCTGATTCCCCCACTACCTATTCAAACCAAAATTTTGCTCCTATTGAATTAACTTAGTTCATTTTAAATTCACTACAAAATTTGGGTGTATCAATTATACGTATTCTTTTTCATTTTCCCCTTGCTTTGTTTTCTTGCTTCATTATCTCTTTTAAGCCACTTTGGTGAATAGTCACTTAATCTCCTTTTTTCTTTACGTTTCTTGATATTCAGTTGCACTAGTATAAGCTCCAAACAAACTTGTATCTGTTGACAGTAGTACCACACGACACCGTACTCATGTAACAACTTCAGGAACAAATTTGCTTCTACTGCAAAAGTAAAATTCCGAACGTAGTTACTTAAAAAAATCACTAAACACTCTCTTTACATTACTGCTCTGATTGATTTCCCCACTACCTATTCAAACCAAATTTGGATCCTATTAAATTAACTTAGCTCATTTTAAATTCACTACAAAATTTGGATGTGTCAATTATACCTATTCTTTTTCATTTACTCCTTGTTTTGCTTTCTGGGTTCATTATCTCTTTTAAGCCACTTTGGTGAGTGGTCACTTAATATACCTTTTTCTTTA
This window encodes:
- the LOC126480880 gene encoding beta-1,3-galactosyltransferase 4, which codes for YLLLLPGNATASAPPYPLARLPAGDAASLIDLRGFRFLINNYPCGEPRAPLLLVLVHSAPDNAEKRATIRATWGGAAARAGADFRVLFLLGDVGGGERQARLDAENRRHGDLVQGNFRDSYRNMTYKHVMALKWAAYHCPGARYLLKADDDVFVNAPALLSFLARALSPWGARRLILCAPFPYAYVKRSWRSKWRVSPLEYPGRVYPAYCAGWAVLYSPDVVFLLYEQAQAGPYFWIDDVHVTGTLAARANLTHTPLGSLVLSEAQVAAVLAGEPPPQFLFGAPNMSLDAIRRLWRVVSRAHAGAAPATDAADGGDHS